Proteins from a genomic interval of Trichoderma breve strain T069 chromosome 2, whole genome shotgun sequence:
- a CDS encoding pyridine nucleotide-disulfide oxidoreductase domain-containing protein, translating into MNGVVRATQPGSEILPQRPKKRAAVVGLGMVGIAFIEKLLKYDIDSGRDEWEVTVFGEEPHIAYNRVGLTQYFTNRSTESLYLNPLQWYSSHAEGKLTYHTSDLVVSIDSHAKSLKTANGLHFQYDECILATGSNAALPPYISLQQFQNTRGTFVYRTIKDLDDIIGYAVNAPSVIGRRIRKAAVIGGGLLGLEAAKALLDLEEVDQVVLVERNRWVLSRQLDQEGGTLVLEKVKSLGVEVLLQARVRNLLLNDDERLTGLLLEGKDGLPDQECEVDMVVFAVGIKPRDDLAASTPITVASRGGGFIVDNHLQTNLSHIYAIGECANFLDETFGLIAPGIEMAEVLAFNLTEGPYHSMRELKAPNISTKLKLMGVDVASFGDFFADQGKISKPLPGATSAHAARKAQAMPPTPEEIKKKVKALTYRDPFSDVYKKYIFTADGKYILGGMMVGDVKDYVKLVGLCNTGKPIEKPPAEFIIGAAKEGEEEGDDLPHDAQVCSCHNVSKGDIVECVKTGGIRSFGEMKSSTKCGMGCGGCVPLATSIFNKALKDAGVEISNHLCKDFPYSRQELYQIIKFRKLKKFTAVMKAVGKKTDGLGCEVCKPAVGSILSSLYNENIMKPSLRQTQDTNDRYLANVQRDGTYSVVPRLPAGEITPTGLKVIGEVAEKFGLYTKITGGQRIDMFGAKKQDLPQIWELLINAGFESGHAYGKALRTVKSCVGNTWCRFGVGDSVGLAAEVENRYKGLRAPHKFKGGVSGCVRECAEAQGKDFGLIATPKGWNIFVGGNGGAKPRHAELLVEDVTRREAIKILDRFLIFYIQSADKLERTARWIEKYPGGLKGLKEVIVDDKLGICADLEKEMEILVGSYHCEWTNVVNNPERRKAFKQFANTDETQIVSEKITERAQERPVDWPEDSSPLHFSLLDIAKDAKWEWRSICKLSNLDRQSDAPTSVAVKYGEVQLAVWNIPGRGLRASQNMCPHKKAFVLADGLVGEDEQGREYVSCPLHKRNYLLNPNPAEGGGSCSDTNYSIMTFEAKADEENDAVLLYLPPTEALDAVLSTTKWMLRKAGEELRLLVKDSDQAVEIVEPLPLGKMIDPLSSAALATPIKVCGGSGALDW; encoded by the coding sequence ATGAATGGAGTAGTTCGCGCCACCCAGCCGGGGTCAGAGATCCTTCCGCAACGACCAAAGAAgcgtgctgctgttgttgggCTTGGCATGGTTGGCATTGCCTTTATTGAAAAGCTTCTCAAATACGATATCGACAGCGGCCGAGATGAGTGGGAGGTGACTGTTTTCGGCGAGGAACCTCACATCGCATATAATCGTGTTGGTCTCACACAATACTTTACGAACCGCTCTACCGAGAGTCTTTACCTCAACCCGCTACAATGGTATTCATCACATGCCGAGGGAAAACTCACATATCATACATCGGACCTTGTGGTTTCGATTGACAGCCATGCCAAATCTCTCAAAACCGCTAATGGGTTGCATTTCCAATACGACGAGTGCATCCTTGCTACCGGTTCTAATGCGGCCTTGCCACCATATATCTCACTACAACAATTCCAGAATACCAGAGGCACTTTTGTATACAGAACGATCAAGgatcttgatgatatcatcgGGTATGCAGTAAATGCGCCCAGTGTCATTGGGCGTCGCATTCGCAAAGCAGCCGTCATTGGCGGCGGTCTCCTTGGATTGGAAGCGGCCAAGgctctccttgatcttgaagaagtaGACCAAGTTGTACTGGTAGAGCGAAACCGCTGGGTACTTAGTCGTCAGCTTGATCAAGAAGGTGGAACGCTAGTACTGGAAAAAGTCAAGTctcttggtgttgaagttCTGCTTCAAGCTCGAGTTCGAAATCTCTTATTGAACGATGACGAGAGACTCACtggcctccttcttgagggGAAGGATGGGCTGCCGGACCAAGAATGCGAAGTTGACATGGTCGTATTTGCTGTCGGGATTAAACCTCGCGATGATCTCGCCGCAAGTACTCCCATAACGGTAGCCAGCCGAGGCGGTGGTTTTATCGTCGACAATCACCTCCAGACCAACTTGTCTCACATCTATGCTATTGGAGAGTGTGCCAACTTTCTTGACGAAACATTTGGTTTAATCGCTCCTGGTATCGAGATGGCTGAGGTTCTAGCCTTCAACTTGACGGAAGGACCCTACCACAGCATGAGAGAGTTGAAAGCTCCCAACATCAGCACCAAACTCAAATTAATGGGAGTCGATGTCGCTTCCTTTGGCGATTTCTTTGCGGATCAGGGAAAGATAAGCAAACCACTACCAGGAGCAACCAGTGCTCATGCAGCTCGCAAGGCTCAAGCAATGCCCCCAACTCCagaagaaataaagaaaaaagtcaaagcATTGACATATCGGGACCCTTTCTCGGACGTTTACAAGAAATACATCTTCACGGCAGACGGCAAATACATCCTCGGAGGCATGATGGTTGGCGATGTAAAAGACTATGTCAAACTCGTGGGCCTGTGTAATACAGGCAAACCCATCGAAAAGCCTCCCGCCGAATTCATCATCGGTGCCGCAaaggagggagaagaggaaggtgACGATCTGCCCCATGATGCTCAGGTCTGCAGCTGCCACAATGTTAGTAAAGGCGACATTGTGGAGTGCGTGAAGACTGGCGGTATTCGTTCTTTTGGAGAGATGAAATCCTCAACAAAGTGCGGAATGGGATGCGGAGGCTGTGTGCCCTTGGCTACTAGCATCTTCAACAAAGCGCTCAAGGACGCTGGTGTTGAAATCTCCAATCATCTCTGCAAGGATTTTCCCTACTCGCGACAGGAACTAtaccaaatcatcaaattcaGAAAGCTCAAAAAATTTACCGCAGTGATGAAGGCCGTCGGGAAAAAGACTGACGGCCTTGGCTGTGAAGTTTGCAAGCCGGCGGTTGGATCAATCCTTAGCTCCTTATACAACGAGAACATCATGAAACCTTCACTGCGCCAGACGCAGGATACAAATGACCGATACCTCGCCAATGTACAGCGCGATGGTACTTATTCGGTTGTTCCACGTCTCCCCGCTGGTGAGATTACACCAACAGGACTCAAGGTCATTGGAGAAGTCGCGGAAAAATTCGGATTATATACCAAGATCACAGGTGGCCAGCGCATCGACATGTTTGGTGCAAAGAAACAAGATCTCCCCCAGATTTGGGAGCTGCTCATCAATGCCGGCTTTGAGAGCGGTCATGCTTATGGCAAGGCACTTCGCACAGTCAAGTCATGTGTAGGCAATACCTGGTGCCGATTTGGAGTCGGCGATTCGGTCGGTCTTGCTGCTGAAGTCGAGAATCGCTACAAGGGCCTGCGGGCGCCCCATAAATTCAAAGGCGGTGTATCCGGCTGCGTTCGTGAATGCGCCGAAGCACAAGGCAAAGACTTTGGTCTCATCGCGACGCCAAAGGGATGGAACATCTTCGTAGGCGGTAACGGCGGCGCAAAACCTCGCCATGCTGAACTGCTAGTTGAGGACGTTACCCGACGAGAAGCGATTAAAATCCTTGATCGCTTTCTTATTTTTTACATTCAATCAGCGGACAAGCTCGAGAGGACAGCGCGCTGGATTGAAAAGTACCCCGGTGGCCTCAAGGGCCTGAAAGAGGTTATTGTTGACGACAAGCTTGGCATATGTGCCGACTTGgaaaaggagatggagatactTGTTGGTTCATATCACTGTGAATGGACCAATGTTGTCAACAATCCAGAGCGACGCAAGGCCTTCAAACAGTTTGCCAACACAGACGAAACTCAGATCGTATCCGAGAAGATCACTGAGCGGGCACAGGAACGCCCTGTAGACTGGCCTGAGGACAGTTCACCTCTTCACTTCAGTCTGCTAGATATTGCTAAAGATGCCAAGTGGGAATGGCGATCTATCTGCAAACTTTCCAATTTGGACCGCCAGAGTGATGCGCCAACGTCAGTAGCCGTCAAATATGGCGAAGTTCAGTTGGCTGTGTGGAACATACCTGGCCGGGGTCTACGCGCATCACAAAATATGTGTCCTCATAAGAAAGCATTTGTGTTAGCGGACGGCCTAGTAGGTGAGGATGAGCAGGGCCGAGAATATGTATCCTGTCCATTACACAAGAGGAATTACTTGTTGAATCCTAATCCCGCTGAGGGAGGTGGAAGCTGCTCGGACACCAACTACTCTATTATGACCTTTGAAGCCAAGGCAGACGAGGAGAATGATGCTGTACTTCTCTATCTTCCTCCTACAGAGGCACTAGATGCAGTACTATCAACAACCAAGTGGATGCTACGGAAAGCAGGTGAAGAGCTGAGGCTCTTAGTGAAGGATTCAGATCAAGCGGTTGAGATTGTAGAGCCGCTTCCGCTCGGCAAGATGATAGATCCGCTGTCAAGCGCGGCTCTAGCAACCCCAATTAAAGTTTGTGGTGGTAGCGGCGCACTTGATTGGTAG
- a CDS encoding major facilitator superfamily domain-containing protein, whose translation MPRTLDVEADIASSTSQSTIQDDKKTYQITNNQSPSITSGSHRSVSFSQHNGIDNTSDSVNGRITTEKGKQWKSTSGGDHKFRWSSLWRRAEINPLNGKSLTFPLFRVWDDSYSQAFWLATLGFFVAFLSWFAFSPLVPEAVKTDLNLTQDQVTNSNLASLGGTALVRLIAGPACDKFGPRKVLAALLILGAIPSGFAALVTNIQGLEAVRFFISILGGTFVPTQAYTTTFFDKSIVGTANAFSGGWGNLGGGVTVAVMIGLYQRYIKAGLSSHLSWRLCFVTVPVPCLVLVAIIILIFGKDQPGGKWSARRKLQTTVMEEGRGKQNGLRLQGAATQEQIIVDSGDELTPNSTNPKPLNATSGEQPTQVSVESAHSEPLTMAALLAILIDLRVWACAMCYLLTFGLETAMDAALPGLIFSLFSSETFTISDAAYAASTYGLMNLFARPMGGIISDILYARFGLRAKMYWLLGTALSQGIAMIGLGVYINKNHATIGGVIGFIVFIAITGFAANGACYSIYGHLRPKNIGAVAGIVGAGGNIGGLFYTLIFKYQPGVRKKFWIAGLFNAVAVVPLFLVRLGDAV comes from the exons ATGCCACGGACTTTGGATGTGGAGGCAGATATTGCCTCCAGCACATCGCAGTCTACCATTCAAGATGACAAGAAGACATATCAAATCACCAACAACCAATCACCATCCATTACCAGTGGATCTCATCGGAGCGTATCCTTTTCGCAGCACAACGGGATCGACAACACTAGTGATTCTGTTAACGGCCGAATAACAACAGAGAAGGGCAAACAATGGAAAAGCACATCCGGCGGTGACCATAAGTTCCGGTGGTCATCACTTTGGCGAAGAGCCGAAATCAACCCTTTAAATGGAAAAAGTCTTacatttcctctttttcgAGTATGGGACGACTCCTATTCCCAAGCGTTCTGGCTCGCTACTCTAGGATTCTTTGTGgcctttctttcttggtttgctttttctccGCTTGTTCCTGAGGCTGTGAAGACGGATCTAAACCTCACCCAAGATCAAGTTACCAACTCCAACCTGGCTTCTCTTGGTGGCACGGCCCTTGTCCGTCTCATTGCTGGCCCAGCTTGTGATAAGTTTGGTCCTCGAAAAGTACTGGCCGCCCTACTCATTCTGGGTGCAATCCCATCCGGCTTCGCGGCGTTGGTAACGAATATTCAAGGCCTAGAGGCGGTGCGATTTTTCATCTCTATCCTTGGCGGTACCTTTGTTCCAACCCAGGCGTATACAACTACCTTTTTCGATAAATCCATTGTTGGTACAGCAAACGCGTTTTCCGGTGGCTGGGGTAACCTAGGTGGTGGTGTTACTGTTGCTGTGATGATCGGACTATACCAGCGATACATTAAGGCCGGTTTAAGTTCCCACCTCTCGTGGCGTCTCTGTTTTGTTACGGTTCCCGTACCatgccttgtccttgtcgcTATCATCATTTTAATATTCGGAAAAGACCAACCGGGTGGTAAATGGTCAGCTCGCCGAAAACTCCAGACCACTGTTATGGAGGAAGGCAGAGGGAAACAAAATGGACTGAGACTTCAAGGAGCTGCCACTCAAGAACAGATAATTGTGGATTCTGGCGACGAACTTACCCCAAATTCCACCAACCCCAAACCACTGAATGCGACATCTGGAGAGCAGCCTACCCAAGTTAGTGTTGAGAGTGCACATTCTGAGCcgttgacaatggcagcGCTGCTCGCCATTCTCATCGATCTCCGCGTCTGGGCGTGCGCTATGTGCTATTTACTCACTTTTGGTCTCGAGACAGCAATGGACGCGGCTCTCCCTGGCTTAATTTTTAGTTTGTTTTCCAGCGAGACATTTACCATCTCTGATGCCGCTTATGCAGCATCAACCTACGGTCTTATGAACTTGTTTGCTCGGCCGATGGGTGGAATTATATCAGACATTCTCTACGCTCGATTTGGACTGCGAGCTAAGATGTACTGGCTCCTAGGTACAGCTCTCTCACAAGGAATCGCAATGATCGGCCTAGGAGTCTACATAAACAAAAATCATGCAACTATCGGCGGCGTCATTGGTTTTATTGTGTTCATTGCAATCACTGGCTTTGCAGCCAATGGCGCCTGTTACTCAATCTACGGCCATCTGCGGCCAAAGAACATCGGTGCTGTTGCAGGCATTGTTGGTGCTGGCGGCAATATTGGCGGTCTGTTTTACACCTTAATATTCAAGTATCAACCAGGAGTTC GGAAAAAGTTTTGGATTGCAGGGCTATTCAACGCGGTGGCTGTCGTGCCACTTTTCCTTGTGCGGTTGGGCGATGCCGTATGA